The region CTCCCTTCATGACAAAAAGACCAAAGTCCGGGACGGACCTCGGCCTTGACGAATTATTTCAAACCAAATGCCGCGGATTCGAGCACATAATCAATCGACTTAATCATTTCCAACAATCTTTTTCGCCGGGCGTCCTTTTGAAACACGAGGACGGAGGCGGCAATAAGGTTGTCGTAAGTATCGTGGATTTGAATCGGATAAAGCTTGTCCGGTTTCTCCTCTTGAATCCACCGCAACACGAGCGAACGCCATTCGTCCGCCAACTGTTCGACTTTTTCCGCAAAAGGCTTGACTTCTCCGTAAAAGTCGCATTCGTACCCTTCACCTCTCGTCCGCTCGACGAACTGCTTTCTCGCTTGTTCGTTTAGCTGCCGCAATCGTTCAGTCAATTCCAACAAACGCGTCATTTCTTTTTTTTTCACGTTTACCCCTCCGTACTGACCATCGTACCAAATT is a window of Bacillales bacterium DNA encoding:
- a CDS encoding YppE family protein, whose amino-acid sequence is MKKKEMTRLLELTERLRQLNEQARKQFVERTRGEGYECDFYGEVKPFAEKVEQLADEWRSLVLRWIQEEKPDKLYPIQIHDTYDNLIAASVLVFQKDARRKRLLEMIKSIDYVLESAAFGLK